The sequence AATAGTGAGGTGCGCAGGTCGGCTTGAACTGGATCGGCACCTTGTCCCGCATCTCATAGAACCATTTAAGCGTGCTCTCGTATTCCGCGGGAGGGATCTCCTGGTCAATGAGATCCTTGCCGCGGCCCGTCGGGACGAGCAGGAACGGGTGATAGGCAACCGCGCCCAATCCGATCACCATCTCAAGGAGCTTCGGCAGGTCCTTCACATTATGCTTCGTGATCGTCGTATTCACCTGGAACTCCATGCCGACCTTTTTGAAGTTCTCAATGGCCTTCATCACGCCTTCGAAGGCGCCTTCAACGCGCCGGAAGGCATTATGGCTCTTTGCGTCTAGGCCGTCGATCGAGAGCGACACGCGCATGATGCCCGAATCCTTCATCTTCTGCGCCAGTTCCTCGGTCACAAGCAAGCCGCAAGGCGCCATGACCATGCGCAGACCGAGCTTCGTTCCGTGTTTCGCGATGTCATAGATGTCGGCCCGCATCATCGGCTCGCCGCCGGTCAGGATGATGATCGGGTCGCTGAAGGACTTGACGTCGTCCAGGAACCGGAAACACTCCTCCGTGTTCAGCTCGCCCGGGTACGGGCCGTACCGCGCCGCAGCGCGGCAGTGGACACAGTTCAGCACGCAGCTGCGGGTCACCTCCCAGGCGATCAGCCGGGGAAGATACTTTTTTTCTCCGCCGGGATGACCGTGGCCATGGGGCGCTTTCTCTGTTTGGGGATGAGACATGGAAAAACTCCTTAATTGAAAATTGGAAGTTGTAGATTGCAAATATCAAAATAAAGTCAAAAACACCTTCACTTTAAAATTTCCAATCTTGTCCTCGACCTGATCGGGGATTCCAATCTTCACTTTACAATCACGTAGTTCGTATATTAACCAACCAGGAGAAAATAGTCAATTGCGTTGGAGAAACAATATCTCCAAGTCTTAGCCATGACGCACAGGATACGATGTCCACTACGCCAAAAGCGCGGCGGCCTTCCCCGGATGCAGGTGCCGTTTCAGGCACAGACCCGGTTCCTTCCCTCTGCCTTCGCCCGGTAAAGCGCCGTATCGGCACGGTGAATGAGCTCCTCGAAGTCCTCTTTGAGCGACGCATCCCACGTGCCGATACCGATGCTGATGGTCACCTTGATATGAACGGCGCCGTGTTCGAATTCCGCATCCTCGATGAGCTTGCGCACGCGATCGGCAAGGATCTGCGCTCCAGGCTGCTCCGTGCCCGTGGCGAGCAGGCAGAACTCCTCCCCTCCGTACCGCGCTATCAGGTCAGTCTCCCTGAGTTTGCCGTTGATAAGCCCGGCCACGCCGGCAAGGACCGTGTCGCCCGCCTGGTGGCCGTAGGTGTCGTTTACCTTCTTGAAATAGTCGATATCGATCATGAGGAGTGAGACCGGCGGGCCATAGCGGCATACGCGCTTCACCTCCTGCCTCAACCGCTCCATGAAGTAGCGTCGATTGTATACCTTCGTGAGCGCGTCGGTGATCGATATCTGCTCCAGTTCCTTGTTCAGCACCGTGAGCTGTTCGTTTGCGTTCTGAAGCGCCTCGGTCCGCTCATGCACCTTGAGTTCAAGGGAACGGTTCAACTCGTTCAGTTTTTGATACAGGTCCGCGTTGTCGATCGCCACCGCTGCCTGGGCGGACAGCGCCGTAAGCAGCGTTTCATCATCCTGCTGGAACATCCCCGCCTTTTTATTCAGCACCTGTATCGCACCGATCGTCTCTCCTCTGATGTTCTTTAACGGGGCGCATAGGATGCTCCGGGTGCGAAAGCCTGTCTTCTTGTCGAACTCGGGATTGAAACGCGCATCCTGGTAGGCATCGGGGATATTGATGATCTTGCCCTCCTTCCATACCATCCCGGCGACTCCCACGCCGACCGGAAAGCGGATCTCCATGACATGAACGCCCTGGGCGATCTTGGCCCACATCTCGTTCGTTTCCGCGTCGATCAAAAAAAGCGAACTGCGCTCCGCGCCCATGACCGCCGTCGTCTCGTTGATGATCATCTCGAGCAAGCGGTCAAGATTGCGCTCAGCGGCCAACCGCAGCCCGACTTTAAGCAGGATGGAAAGGCGTTCGGGCTCTATGTTCTGTATAGAATGGTTCATAATCCGTTCAAATGCACCGCGCTGAACATACTACACTACATACGAAACGGCAACACTTCGGCAAATCTAAGATCCTGCGGGCCAATGGTCAAAACATATCATGATTTGAATTGAGCGCTAAGATGGCATTGCGCGTGCAAGCTGTCGATATTCGATGGGAGTGCTTGCATCATATTGATGTTATTCCCAGATACTTTCTCGGGTTGTCCGCCGCAAACTGAAGCGCCCGCTCCTGAGGCACGCCGAGCGCGACCAGGTTCTTCACCGCATCCGCCAGCGCAATGCCGCTTCCCATGAGAACGCCGCCCACGCCCCGGATAGGGCCGCTTCCCCAATTCGGCCCTTTGATCGAATCCGAGATAAGGATTATTTTGTCTGGCGATTTCATATCGAAAAGCATTTTAAGGCTCTGCGGGTGCAGGTGCGCCATGTCCGCGATGACCTCCACGTAGATGTCCTCGTCCATGAGTCCGAACCCGGCAAGGCCGGGCTCCCGGTGGTGAAAGCCGCGCATGGCATTGAACACATGGGTGATGCCGGTGGCGCCGGCTCGCTTGCCCTCCTCGGCCTGTTCGAACGACGCATCGCTGTGGCCCATATGCACGAGAAAACCCTTTTCGCGGCAAAGCTCGATCACCCGGAGGGCGCCCGGCAGTTCCGGGGCGATCGTAATGATCTTGATGAGGTTCTCAAAATCCTCAATGAGCCGTGAGAATATTTCCACCGAGGGATCAACAAAGCTCTTCCCGTCAAGGGCACCCGCGCGCTCGGCATTAAGGAAAGGTCCTTCGACGTGTACGCCGAGGATCCTGGCGCCCTCGCGCTGCGTGTCCTTGGCGCGCTGCACCGCGGCCATGTTCTCGCGCATGATCTCGAGGGAACCGGGATAGATGGTGGGAACGATCGCCGACGTTCCCCGGTCACCGTGCATGCCGGCCATATGAATAATATCGTCCTGCCGCCGCGTGCGCGTGTCGTATTCACCCGCTCCGTGCACATGGATGTCGATCAGGTATTGTTTGTTCACGACTGCGTAGGCCATAAGGACCTCAAGTGAGAATGCAAAATGAAAAATGGAAAAGGCAAAATGCTAAAAACTTGTTTTTATAATTTTGCATTGATTCTACGTGATCTTCCCCCGCCGCGAAAAAAACTCGCTCAGCGCCAGCCGCACCACGGCCCCGCGGTCCCAGGGCTGTTTCAGCTCTTTCGTAAGCTCTGCGGCCGTCTCATCCAGCGCCGGAATATGTTCATCCTCGAGCTGGATCGTCACGTCGACCAGGCCGTGCTCGTGTTCCTCGTGGTCGCCGTGCCCGTGGTCGGCACTGTAATGCTCATCGTGTTGGTGAGCATGATCGTGTTTGGCCTGCATAGTGACCTCTCTCGCTGAAATTTAATAAAGTATTTTCATCATCACCGGCATCGTGAAGAACAATGCAACCGTGGAAACGGCAATACACGCCGCCGCAAGCGGCACATCCAGGTCGAACTCGTCGGCGATCACGAGCGAAAGCACCATCACCGGCATCGCGCCTTCAATGGTGGTTGCCTTGAGTACCTCGGCATTCATCCCGAGCCGCGAACCGATCCACCAGGCCAGGGCCGGTGCAAGCATGAGCTTTATCGCGAGCGCCGGCGCCGCGATCGAGAGCCGTTTGACATCGCGAAAATCGAGCGCCAGACCCACGGTGAAGATCATGATCGGGACCACCGCCTTGCCCATGAGCCCAACGGCATCCAGCACAGGCAATGGTACCGTGACCCCGGCGAGACGAACAACAATGCCGGCAGCCACTCCCCAGAGCGGCGGAAGCAGGAACACGCGCTTGAGCGATGCACCGACTGACACGGCCTTTCCGCTCCCATACCGGGCGGCGATGAACACCCCGATCGTCAGCAGGATCGGGGTCGACGCGAGCAGGTCGTACAGGACCGCCACGTATCCATACCGGGCGCCGAGCATCTCGGTGATGACCGGGAGGCCCAGATACATCACGTTGCCGAAAGCGCTGGATATGATCATGGCCCCGACAGCGGGACGCGGCAGGTCCCTGAACCACGGCACCAGCCGATAGGCCGCAAAACCGGCCGCGAGGGATGCAAAGACAACGACAGCCCCGGTCAGCGGGATGGAAATGAGGCTCCGGTCAACAGGGGCGCTCACCATCAAGCCGAAAGCCAGCGGGGGAATAAAAAAATTG comes from Nitrospirota bacterium and encodes:
- the ahbD gene encoding heme b synthase — translated: MSHPQTEKAPHGHGHPGGEKKYLPRLIAWEVTRSCVLNCVHCRAAARYGPYPGELNTEECFRFLDDVKSFSDPIIILTGGEPMMRADIYDIAKHGTKLGLRMVMAPCGLLVTEELAQKMKDSGIMRVSLSIDGLDAKSHNAFRRVEGAFEGVMKAIENFKKVGMEFQVNTTITKHNVKDLPKLLEMVIGLGAVAYHPFLLVPTGRGKDLIDQEIPPAEYESTLKWFYEMRDKVPIQFKPTCAPHYYRIFRQGEKEKGKIVTPESHGFDAMTKGCMGGQSFAFVSHMGKVQICGFLEEEAGDIRKEPFSKIWNNSQLFQEMRDLDHYHGKCGICEYRKVCGGCRARAFAISGDYLASEPFCTYEPVKMKAK
- a CDS encoding sensor domain-containing diguanylate cyclase, producing MNHSIQNIEPERLSILLKVGLRLAAERNLDRLLEMIINETTAVMGAERSSLFLIDAETNEMWAKIAQGVHVMEIRFPVGVGVAGMVWKEGKIINIPDAYQDARFNPEFDKKTGFRTRSILCAPLKNIRGETIGAIQVLNKKAGMFQQDDETLLTALSAQAAVAIDNADLYQKLNELNRSLELKVHERTEALQNANEQLTVLNKELEQISITDALTKVYNRRYFMERLRQEVKRVCRYGPPVSLLMIDIDYFKKVNDTYGHQAGDTVLAGVAGLINGKLRETDLIARYGGEEFCLLATGTEQPGAQILADRVRKLIEDAEFEHGAVHIKVTISIGIGTWDASLKEDFEELIHRADTALYRAKAEGRNRVCA
- a CDS encoding amidohydrolase family protein, which codes for MAYAVVNKQYLIDIHVHGAGEYDTRTRRQDDIIHMAGMHGDRGTSAIVPTIYPGSLEIMRENMAAVQRAKDTQREGARILGVHVEGPFLNAERAGALDGKSFVDPSVEIFSRLIEDFENLIKIITIAPELPGALRVIELCREKGFLVHMGHSDASFEQAEEGKRAGATGITHVFNAMRGFHHREPGLAGFGLMDEDIYVEVIADMAHLHPQSLKMLFDMKSPDKIILISDSIKGPNWGSGPIRGVGGVLMGSGIALADAVKNLVALGVPQERALQFAADNPRKYLGITSI
- a CDS encoding AEC family transporter, with protein sequence MFNFFIPPLAFGLMVSAPVDRSLISIPLTGAVVVFASLAAGFAAYRLVPWFRDLPRPAVGAMIISSAFGNVMYLGLPVITEMLGARYGYVAVLYDLLASTPILLTIGVFIAARYGSGKAVSVGASLKRVFLLPPLWGVAAGIVVRLAGVTVPLPVLDAVGLMGKAVVPIMIFTVGLALDFRDVKRLSIAAPALAIKLMLAPALAWWIGSRLGMNAEVLKATTIEGAMPVMVLSLVIADEFDLDVPLAAACIAVSTVALFFTMPVMMKILY